The following nucleotide sequence is from Coregonus clupeaformis isolate EN_2021a unplaced genomic scaffold, ASM2061545v1 scaf1676, whole genome shotgun sequence.
CCTGGCCAAATATCAGCACACAAAGTTTCAGACACATTTACAACATAATAAAACACAGAGCATCACAGTTTAAAAACATAAATTTAAAGATTGAGCAGGCAAGATACTTTGGGGAGGTGTGGTGCATCCTGGGGTCAAAACATTGACAGCCCCCAACTTCATTGTCCACCATAAGTTTGACCCTAGCTTTAAACACACTCAAGGAGACAAGCTCCTGTAATTTCATGCccttttgtagttcgttccaatTGGAAGGGGCAGAGAACTGGCAATGCTTTTTTACCCAGCTCTGACAGTTAAAAAACTATTGATAGTCTCAAGCTATTGCTTATATTAAGAAGCAATCAACTGTACTCATAACCTTATATGATGGAGGTATGATATAGGGGCCAGCAGTTATAATATACTGCTGGGTGTAACTGGATTGTTCTTGCCTGCTTTATCCAGAGCTGTTCTCCGTGATCAGCACCCCCCCTGAGAAGGGCCAGAGTGTTTTACCCGACCCTGCCCAGAACCAGAGCACAAGGCTAGGGACCAAagacccctctctccccatcaatGAGCTCCTGGAAAAGAGCAGCAAAGCCGGGGACCCCAAGTACGCCCTCCACCCACTTCCCTCGGGGGTCTGGCCCAAGCACAGTGACCCTCGCCCCGGCCCCCACAACAAGAGCAAGAAGGGCCCTAAAAATGACCGCCTGATCGAGCACAACAGCGAGAAGAACCGTGGCGAGGCGGGTCTAGCACTTCCCAAAACAACACTAATCGCTGCCACCAACCGCACACAGAAAGTCAACGTGGACCCTCACCGGGACCCCCACACTAACTTCAACAACCCCCCGCAGAGTGACCCGGACAGTCACCCCAACTCCAGACCCAGGGGCCACCCCCACCCTCACCCGGCCCCCTCCCCTCGCAGGGACCCCCCAACCAGAAAGCTGGACCCGGAGGAGAATCGCCCTGGGGGGAAGTCCAGTCTGTACCAGTCCGGCGGCGCCAACCGGAATAACAGCCGCTCATCTGTGCTCATCAACCGTCGCTCCTCCAGCCTGCTCTACCACTTCGACATCCTGAAACGAGGTACGGAAAGTTACACTATACCCCCACACTATGTATGGTGACAGTGAGAGACTGCTGAGATTTTGGGGATAGTTAGCTAATTACCTCTCCAGCCACAAATTGCTACCTAAATCTGGATTGAATGTGTCCCTTTGTGTGAAGTCTTAGGGAGTGAGAGGTTATGATAGCAATGCTAAATATGCCTAAGTGAGATCAGTTATGAAGCAGTAATTAAGGGGTGAGACCGGA
It contains:
- the LOC121532633 gene encoding uncharacterized protein LOC121532633, whose product is MTGIILLLLVLAFTFSEAEDNELFSVISTPPEKGQSVLPDPAQNQSTRLGTKDPSLPINELLEKSSKAGDPKYALHPLPSGVWPKHSDPRPGPHNKSKKGPKNDRLIEHNSEKNRGEAGLALPKTTLIAATNRTQKVNVDPHRDPHTNFNNPPQSDPDSHPNSRPRGHPHPHPAPSPRRDPPTRKLDPEENRPGGKSSLYQSGGANRNNSRSSVLINRRSSSLLYHFDILKRESDFTHEAVCMSECRKEKEEREYYCYSEFAINGIVHDIDMVRKGIRLITLMVSSDGFYKMSRLYVTPDSFFLKVRLLVLDTYKCSKPCPDIKL